The Canis lupus dingo isolate Sandy chromosome 26, ASM325472v2, whole genome shotgun sequence genome has a segment encoding these proteins:
- the DKK1 gene encoding dickkopf-related protein 1, producing the protein MPAPGAPGAARLLLALLAAALCGPPRPGASAASNSVLHSNAIKNLPPALGGAAGHPGWAVSAAPGLAYEGGNKYQTLDSYQPYPCAEDEECSPEEYCASPGRAGGAGGTGAPVCLACRKRRKRCMRHAMCCPGNYCKNGICMPSDHGHFHRGEIEETILESGGNDHSTLDGYPRRTTLSSKLYHTKGQEGSVCLRSSDCATGLCCARHFWSKICKPVLKEGQVCTKHRRKGSHGLEIFQRCYCGEGLSCRLQKDHHQASNSSRLHTCQRH; encoded by the exons ATGccggccccgggcgccccgggaGCCGCCCGCCTCCTGCTGGCCCTGCTGGCGGCCGCCCTGTGCGGGCCCCCGCGGCCCGGGGCGAGCGCCGCCTCCAACTCGGTCCTGCACTCCAACGCCATCAAGAACCTGCCCCCGGCGCTGGGCGGCGCTGCCGGGCACCCGGGCTGGGCGGTGAGCGCCGCCCCGGGCCTCGCGTACGAGGGCGGGAACAAGTACCAGACCCTTGACAGCTACCAG CCCTACCCGTGCGCCGAGGACGAGGAGTGCAGCCCCGAGGAGTACTGCGCCAGCCCGggccgcgcggggggcgcggggggcacggGGGCGCCCGTCTGCCTCGCCTGCAGGAAGCGCCGAAAACGCTGCATGCGGCACGCGATGTGCTGCCCCGGGAATTACTGCAAAAACG GAATATGCATGCCTTCGGACCACGGTCACTTCCATCGAGGAGAGATCGAGGAGACCATTCTGGAGAGCGGTGGCAACGACCACAGCACCCTGGATGGGTACCCCAGAAGAACCACCCTGTCTTCGAAACTGTATCATACCAAAG GACAAGAAGGCTCGGTCTGTCTCCGATCATCAGACTGCGCCACGGGGTTGTGTTGCGCGCGACACTTCTGGTCCAAGATCTGTAAACCTGTCCTCAAAGAGGGCCAGGTGTGCACCAAGCACAGGAGGAAAGGCTCCCACGGGCTGGAGATATTCCAGCGCTGTTACTGCGGCGAGGGCCTGTCTTGCCGGCTGCAGAAGGATCACCATCAAGCCAGTAACTCTTCTAGGCTCCACACCTGTCAGAGACATTAA